The following DNA comes from Burkholderia sp. HI2500.
GGCTGCACCGCCTGCGCATCCTGTTCGCGTCCGGCAACCGCTTCACCGCGTTCCCCGACGTGCTCGGCGCGTGCGGGCAGCTCGACATGATCGGCTTCAAGGCGAACCGGATTCAAACGGTGCCGAGCGGGTCGCTGCCGCGCGCGCTGCGCTGGCTGATCCTCACCGACAACGCCATCGACGCATTGCCGGCCGATATCGGCGATTGCTCGCGGCTGCAGAAGCTGATGCTCGCGGGCAACCGGCTGCGCGCGCTGCCGGCGGAAATGGCCGCCTGCCGCGCGCTCGAACTGGTGCGCCTGTCCGCGAACCGGCTGGACGCACTGCCCGACTGGCTGCTGCGCCTGCCGCGCCTCGCATGGCTCGCCGCCGCAGGCAACCCGTTCGGCGCCGCGCCGGAAGCCGCGGCGTCGGCCGGGCCCGAGGTCGCGAACGTCGACTGGGCATCGCTGGCCTGCGAGCAGAAGCTGGGCGAGGGCGCATCGGGCGTCATTTACCGCGCGCAATGGCGCGCGGACGGGCATCCGCCACGGGCGGTCGCGGTCAAGCTGTTCAAGGGCGCGGTGACGAGCGACGGCCTGCCCGATTGCGAAATGGCCGCGTGCCTGCACGCCGGCCGTCATCCGAGCATGATTCCGGTGATCGGCAAGGTGAGCGGGCATCCGGACGGCACGCACGGCCTCGTGATGGAACTGGTCGATCCCGCGCTCACGAACCTCGCCGGGCCGCCGAGCTTCGCGACCTGCACGCGCGACGTGTATGTGGCCGATGCGAAATTCACGCCGGTGGAGGCGGTGCGGATCGCGCATGGCATCGCGTCGGTGGCGGGCCATCTGCACGCCCGCGGCATCATGCATGGCGACCTGTACGCGCACAACATCCTGCACGATGGCGAAGGCGGTGCGCTGCTCGGGGATTTCGGCGCGGCGTCGCTCTATGACGTGAACGATCGCACGCGCGCTACAGCATTCGAACGGATCGAGGTGCGGGCGTTCGCCTATCTGCTCGGCGAGTTGCTTGAACGATGCGAACCGCGCACGTGGGCCGGCAGGGGCGCGCTCGATGCGCTCGCGGTGGTCTGCCTGAATGAAGACGTCGATGCGCGGCCGTCGTTCGGCGAGATCGCGACCGAGCTGGCCGCACACACACGCTGACGAGCGCGCGTCGGCTCAAGCCTGACGCGCAGTCAGCAGCCTGATCCCCAGCCCGACGAACAGCAGCCCGCTGGCGCGCTTGAGCGCACGCACCGCGCGGCTCATGCCGAAGCCGCGATGGAAGCGGCGCACGCCGGCCGAATAGACGCTGTGAACGACCACCACCGTGCACGCGATCGTCGCGTACATCACGACGAACTGCAGCGCGAGCGGGCGGTCGTGCACGATGAACTGCGGCATGAACGCCGACAGGAAGATCATCGTCTTCGGATTGCTGCCCGACACGAACAGCGCTTCGCGGAACAGTTTCCCGCGGTCGGGCACGGCGATCTCCGCCGCCCCGGTCGAAGCGGCGGCCTTGCGGTCGCCGCGCAATTGCCGGACACCGAGGAAGATCAGGTACGCGGCGCCGACCACCTTCATCGCGACGAACAGCGGTGGCATCGCGGCCAGCACCGCGCCGACGCCGAGCGCGACGAGTATCACGACCACCCCTTGCGCGACGAGGTTGCCCGCGATCGTCGCGGCCGTACCGTGCGTGCCGTAGCGCACCGTGTTGCGGATGACGAGCAGCACGTTCGGCCCCGGCGACAGCGTCGTGGCGAGATAGGCTGCGGCAAACAGCATCCAGGTCTGAATGGACATGCGGCGCTCCGAGAGGCGGTTCCGGCGGTCGGGATGAACCGATGATGCCACGCCAATAATGGGCGCAGGCTTGCGCCGGAACCACGCCGGCGCGGTGGGTCAGCTGGCGTCGCGCATGCAGTACGCCGGGATCGACGGCGGCGTATCGATCGCGGCGGGGCGCGTCATCCACGCGATCCACCCGGCCCATATCCCGCAGACGATCATCACGGCGACGTTCAGCGGCGTCCGGTAGCGGACGATCAGGTCGGCCAGCGGCAGGCGATGTTTCATGTGCATCTCCTTCGATCGGGGGCGGTGGACGTTACTGGCCGGCGTAGGTCGGCGCCTTGGCGTCGCAGGTCACGGACACCGTCGAGCCGTCCGCGAAATGCAGCCGGAACGGCACCTTCGTGCCGGGCGCGACGGCCTGGCGCGGTTGCTCCAGCATCACGTGATAGCTCTTCGGCTTGAAGGTCAGCGTGCCGTGCGCGGGCACTTCGACGGCGTCGACGTGGACCATCTTCGCGGTGCTGCCGCTCGTTTGCGTTTCATGCAGCATCGCCATCCCGTACGCGGGCGAGTCGAGGCCGGTCAGCGTGACGGGCGCGTCGCCGTCGTTCTTCAGCGTGAAGTAGCCGGACGACGGCACGGTGGCCGGCATCGCGCGAATCCAGCAGTTTTCTGCCTGCACGGCCGTCGCGGCGAACGTGGCGGGGGCTTGCAGCGCCAGCAGTGCGAACAGCAGGCCGGTCGGAATCAAGCGCTTCATGGTTGGTTCTCCTGATGGGTGGATGCAGTGGAAAAGGGGGCGACGCGGCCGGCGCGGAACGCCGATGCGCATCGCGGATCTCATTTCAGCGTGAACGCGTAGCGGCCTTGCGTGCGATGGCCGTCGCTGGCCACCGCGATCCACGCCACCGTGTACGTGCCGGCCGTCAGATTGGTCAGCGCGACCTGCATGCGCTTCCGGTTGCGTGCATCGACGGACGATTTCCCGTCGACGACCGATTGCCCATGGCTGTCGGTGACGGCGATTGAGCTGAAAGCGGGCTCGAGTGCTTCGCTGAAACCGATCGTGACTGCGTGCGGCGCGGTCGAAAGCGTGGCGTCGGCGGCCGGCTCCTGCGTCTTTGGAAGCGCATGAGCGTGGGCGGCCTGGATGACGACGAAGCCGAGTGCGGCGAGCGCGCCGCGAACGAAAGAGGGGGTGTTCATGATCGAATGTGCGAGTGGCGAATCGGATGGCGCAACACGGATTCGACGGACGGATGCACGTGTACCCTCGCAGCAGCACCGAGGGCGGCTGGCGTCAGCGCGAGCGTGCGCGGCCGGACGTTCGCCCGCGAGCGAATGTCGGCGTGACAGTACGAGCCGGAAGCCGCCAACCGCACGCACGGCACGACGCCGCGCGCAATACGGTGACACATGATCGTCCTTCGAAACGTGACAGGTCGCACACGCCGGCGGCGTGCGCGGGCCACGCGATGCTTGATGGCATCACGGGCATTGACGACGAATCAGGACGAGAACGGAGGGGCGCGCGGTTGTGCGGCCGTGTGCGGCAGCGCGCGGCGCAGGCTGTCGAAGCGGGTCGCTTCGCGGTGCTGAATGACGTGCACGTTGGCCGCGAACGTCAGTTCGGGCGCGGGCAGTGCGGGTGTGTGAGCAAGCAGGCTGCAGTAGCCGCATGCCTGGAGGTGGGCCGTCAGGCTCTTCTGCGACGAATCGGCGGCGGGCTCGCCGGTGGCCGGCGCGGCCGAGCAGTAGCCGGCCAGCAGCGTCTCGACGCGCTGCTGCGACGTCAGTGCCTGCGAGATCGTCGGCGCGAGCGCCGTCATCAGGATGGCGAGCATCCCGATCAGACTGCCGATCTTCCGGAGGCGACGACTCAGCATGCGATGCGCGGTGACGTACAGGCGACGATGGAGCGGATTATGCCACGCACGTCGATGCGCATGTCGGCACGAACCTGCGGCGTGGCGGCGCGCTACGCGTGCTTCGCCAGGTATTTCGTGATCAGCGTCATCTGTGCGGCCCAGCCCTGGTCGTTCATCTCGCGCGCCTTCGCGCGGCGCGCTTCGATCAACTGGTCGAAGCCCGTTTCGGTGACCGTGAGCAGTGTGCCGCCGGCCTGTGCGGCGAGCGTGAACGTGACGAGCGTCATCGGCTCGGACGCGTAATCGAAATTCGGGTCGATCGCGAACGGATGCCAGCGAAACGAGAACAGTTGCTTCGGCTCGAGTCGATCGACGACGATTTCGAACACAGTGCCCGCGTAGGGCTCTTGTGCCTTGGCGACGTCGTCGTCGACGCGTGTCGGCGTGATGCGGCCGAACAGCGGCTGGCCGGCCGCGAACGGCCCGTCGAACGTGACGCCGAACCACTGGCCGAATTCGCCGGAATTGCTGACGGCTTCCCACACGCGGTCGGGCGATGCGTTGAGCTGGGCCTGTTTTTCGATGCGATCGGTTTGCTGGGTCATGACGTTCTCCACTCCGGATCAACCTTTGCTGGACGGCATGCGCGAGCGCACGCCGCGTCTAGTCGAGCATGACCGCGTCGGGCACGTCGAGCACGAGGTCCGACGTCGCGACGGCCACGCACGGCAGCGTATAGCCGTCGGCCTTTTCCTCGCGGCTCAGCCCCGGCCATTCGATCGTGTAGCGTACGCTGCCGCTGACGATCCGGCAAAGGCAGCTTCGGCACGTGCCGTTGCGGCACGAGCGCGGCAGCGACACGTGCGCGAACGCGGCGGCTTCGAGCAGCGTCAGCGAA
Coding sequences within:
- a CDS encoding leucine-rich repeat-containing protein kinase family protein codes for the protein MTHTLEQLQAGQLAGARQLKLACGLTEFPRAIFDLADTLEVLDLTGNALSALPDDLPRLHRLRILFASGNRFTAFPDVLGACGQLDMIGFKANRIQTVPSGSLPRALRWLILTDNAIDALPADIGDCSRLQKLMLAGNRLRALPAEMAACRALELVRLSANRLDALPDWLLRLPRLAWLAAAGNPFGAAPEAAASAGPEVANVDWASLACEQKLGEGASGVIYRAQWRADGHPPRAVAVKLFKGAVTSDGLPDCEMAACLHAGRHPSMIPVIGKVSGHPDGTHGLVMELVDPALTNLAGPPSFATCTRDVYVADAKFTPVEAVRIAHGIASVAGHLHARGIMHGDLYAHNILHDGEGGALLGDFGAASLYDVNDRTRATAFERIEVRAFAYLLGELLERCEPRTWAGRGALDALAVVCLNEDVDARPSFGEIATELAAHTR
- a CDS encoding LysE family translocator; protein product: MSIQTWMLFAAAYLATTLSPGPNVLLVIRNTVRYGTHGTAATIAGNLVAQGVVVILVALGVGAVLAAMPPLFVAMKVVGAAYLIFLGVRQLRGDRKAAASTGAAEIAVPDRGKLFREALFVSGSNPKTMIFLSAFMPQFIVHDRPLALQFVVMYATIACTVVVVHSVYSAGVRRFHRGFGMSRAVRALKRASGLLFVGLGIRLLTARQA
- a CDS encoding copper chaperone PCu(A)C, which translates into the protein MKRLIPTGLLFALLALQAPATFAATAVQAENCWIRAMPATVPSSGYFTLKNDGDAPVTLTGLDSPAYGMAMLHETQTSGSTAKMVHVDAVEVPAHGTLTFKPKSYHVMLEQPRQAVAPGTKVPFRLHFADGSTVSVTCDAKAPTYAGQ
- the copC gene encoding copper homeostasis periplasmic binding protein CopC; translated protein: MNTPSFVRGALAALGFVVIQAAHAHALPKTQEPAADATLSTAPHAVTIGFSEALEPAFSSIAVTDSHGQSVVDGKSSVDARNRKRMQVALTNLTAGTYTVAWIAVASDGHRTQGRYAFTLK
- a CDS encoding DUF2946 domain-containing protein, whose translation is MLSRRLRKIGSLIGMLAILMTALAPTISQALTSQQRVETLLAGYCSAAPATGEPAADSSQKSLTAHLQACGYCSLLAHTPALPAPELTFAANVHVIQHREATRFDSLRRALPHTAAQPRAPPFSS
- a CDS encoding SRPBCC family protein, with translation MTQQTDRIEKQAQLNASPDRVWEAVSNSGEFGQWFGVTFDGPFAAGQPLFGRITPTRVDDDVAKAQEPYAGTVFEIVVDRLEPKQLFSFRWHPFAIDPNFDYASEPMTLVTFTLAAQAGGTLLTVTETGFDQLIEARRAKAREMNDQGWAAQMTLITKYLAKHA
- a CDS encoding 2Fe-2S iron-sulfur cluster-binding protein, with the translated sequence MTDPEHLPLVRIEPLGATFDAPDSLTLLEAAAFAHVSLPRSCRNGTCRSCLCRIVSGSVRYTIEWPGLSREEKADGYTLPCVAVATSDLVLDVPDAVMLD